The following coding sequences lie in one Sphingobium sp. KCTC 72723 genomic window:
- a CDS encoding biliverdin-producing heme oxygenase — MMKSSDVGRIRLALRDATMKDHRHVDALFSPYALDCRDDYRAFLIAHARAVGAIEPVAMPDRSRLPLLAQDLDSLGVPMPAPLPLSGEASDGYRWGLLYALEGSRLGGAMLARQVGKGLPIAYLSAVHGKGEWKDFQAALESAALKGGEGWLDDAVQGAQAAFALFAQAGADRVALHG; from the coding sequence GTGATGAAATCTTCTGATGTCGGCCGCATTCGCCTGGCCCTGCGTGATGCGACGATGAAGGATCATCGTCATGTCGATGCGCTGTTCTCGCCCTATGCCCTCGATTGCCGCGACGATTATCGTGCGTTCCTGATCGCGCACGCGCGCGCCGTTGGTGCGATCGAGCCAGTGGCCATGCCGGACCGTTCCCGCCTGCCGCTGCTGGCGCAGGATCTCGATTCGCTCGGCGTCCCCATGCCTGCGCCGTTGCCTCTGTCAGGCGAAGCGTCGGACGGCTATCGCTGGGGGCTGCTCTATGCGCTCGAAGGATCGCGGCTGGGCGGCGCGATGCTGGCGCGACAGGTCGGCAAAGGCCTGCCCATTGCCTATCTGTCGGCAGTGCATGGTAAGGGCGAGTGGAAGGACTTTCAGGCCGCGCTGGAAAGCGCCGCTTTGAAGGGGGGCGAGGGCTGGCTGGACGATGCCGTGCAGGGCGCGCAGGCTGCCTTCGCTCTTTTCGCACAAGCGGGGGCCGACCGGGTTGCTCTCCATGGCTGA